The sequence below is a genomic window from Vibrio navarrensis.
AACTGACTAAATGTTAATCTGAGCTTTAACAGAGTAGACCGAGAATAGAATTCAACAAGTAAGCGGTCATTATCTAACATTTAGAACTATTTGTCTTCAGGATGTAGGAGTACGCATGGAGTTCAGTGTAAAAAGTGGCAGTCCAGAGAAACAACGTAGCGCATGCATCGTTGTTGGTGTGTTTGAACCACGTCGCCTTTCTCCAGTAGCCGAACAGCTCGATAAAATCAGTGACGGTTATATTAGTTCATTGCTTCGCCGCGGTGATCTAGAAGGTAAACCAGGCCAGATGCTACTGCTGCATCAGGTGCCGGGTGTGCTTTCTGAACGTGTTCTTTTAGTCGGTTGCGGCAAAGAACGCGAACTGGGCGAACGTCAGTACAAAGAGATCATTCAAAAAACCATCAACACGCTCAACGAAACAGGTTCTATGGAAGCGGTGTGCTTCTTAACTGAACTGCACGTCAAAGGACGTGACACGTACTGGAAAGTGCGCCAAGCCGTTGAAGCAACGAAAGATGGTTTGTACACCTTTGATCAGTTTAAGAGCGTAAAACCTGAAACTCGTCGTCCACTGCGCAAATTGGTATTCAACGTACCAACTCGTCGTGAACTGAACATGGGTGAGCGCGCTATTACTCACGGCCTTGCGATTGCTTCTGGCGTGAAAGCGTGTAAAGACCTTGGCAACATGCCACCGAATATCGCCAATCCAGCCTATTTGGCCTCTCAAGCTCGCCGCCTAGCAGACGACTACGACACCATCTCTACCAAGATCATTGGCGAGCAAGAGATGGAAAAATTGGGCATGACCTCTTACTTGGCGGTTGGCCGTGGTTCGAAGAACGAATCCATGATGTCGGTCATTGAGTACAAGGGTAACCCAGATCCAGATGCTAAACCGATTGTGCTGGTCGGCAAAGGCCTCACATTTGACTCAGGCGGTATTTCGCTCAAACCCGGCGAAGGCATGGATGAGATGAAGTACGACATGTGTGGTGCGGCTTCGGTTTTCGGCACGATGAAAGCCGTGGCAAAACTCAAACTGCCACTCAACGTGATTGGCGTGCTAGCAGGTTGTGAAAACATGCCTGGCAGCAACGCATACCGCCCAGGTGACATCTTAACCACCATGTCAGGCCAAACGGTCGAAGTGTTGAATACTGACGCGGAAGGCCGCTTGGTGCTGTGTGACGCGCTCACCTACGTTGAACGTTTCGAGCCAGATTGTGTGGTCGACGTAGCGACGCTAACAGGTGCGTGTGTGATTGCCCTTGGCCACCACATTACTGGTGTTCTAGCGAACCACAACCCATTGGCACACGAGCTGGTGAATGCCTCTGAGCAAGCAAGCGATCGCGCATGGCGTCTACCGATGGCAGATGAATACCATGAGCAGCTTAAGAGCCCATTTGCTGACATGGCTAATATCGGTGGTCGTCCTGGCGGCACCATTACCGCGGCCTGTTTCTTGTCTAAATTCACCAAGAAATACAACTGGGCGCACTTGGATATCGCGGGTACAGCATGGCGCTCTGGCGCAGCCAAAGGCTCAACGGGCCGTCCGGTCTCAATGCTGGTCCAATTCCTATTGAACCGCAGCGGCCACCACGAAATTGAAGAGTAATACTCTCAACAACAAAAAGGGCCTCAAGGCCCTTTTTTAATCGTTCAACCTAAGGTTCAACGACGATGCAAAGAGCCACGTTTTACATTATTCAGCCACAAAGCCCTCAAGCGAGTGACAGCGGATTCGCCCACTACGTGGTGTTTCTCGCTCATCATTTTGCTAAGCAAGGGGCCAAAGTGTATCTCAACTGCAAAAGCAAAACTCACGCCGAGCAGATGGCGGAGTTTTTTTGGCAAGTCGAACCCGAACAGTTTGTCGCGCACAATTTGGTCGGAGAAGGACCAAAATACGCCACCAACATTGAGATCGGCCATTCTGCTGTGCGCCCTTGTTGGAATCGGCAGTTGGTCATAAACTTGGCGGAAAATGAGACAACCTTTGCGAACCAGTTTGCTGAGGTGGTAGACTTCGTCCCTTGCGAAGAAAAAGCTAAACAGCTCGCGAGAGAAAGGTATAAAATCTATCGCCAAGCTGGTTATCAGCTGCAAACCATCGAAATTGAACACAACTAACCGTCAATCCTTATAGTTAAGCTCTCTCTTTAGAGAGTTCACTTATAGAGATTGACTCAGATTCAACCATCAACGTATCCATTTAAAGAGCGCTATGGAAAAGACATACAACCCAACTTCAATCGAACAAGCTCTGTATCAGACTTGGGAAGAGCAAGGCTACTTTAAGCCACACGGTGACACGACGAAAGCGTCATACAGCATCATGATCCCGCCGCCGAACGTCACAGGTAGCCTACACATGGGCCACGCGTTCCAAGACACCATCATGGATACGCTGATCCGTTGTGAACGTATGAAGGGCAAAAATACCCTTTGGCAAGTCGGCACCGACCACGCCGGTATCGCCACTCAGATGGTGGTTGAGCGTAAGATCGCTGCAGAAGAAGGCAAAACTAAGCACGATTACGGTCGTGACGCTTTCATCGACAAGATCTGGGAATGGAAAGGCCAATCAGGCGGCACCATTACTCAGCAGCTTCGTCGTCTTGGCGCATCAGTCGACTGGGATCGTGAGCGCTTCACCATGGATGAAGGTCTGTCGAATGCTGTTCAAGAAGTGTTCGTGCGTCTCTACGAAGATGACCTCATCTACCGTGGTAAGCGTCTGGTTAACTGGGATCCTAAACTGCACACTGCGATCTCCGATCTCGAAGTTGAGAACAAAGAGACCAAGGGCCACATGTGGCACTTCCGCTACCCGCTCGCAGACGGCGTAAAAACCGCAGATGGTAAAGACTACATCGTTGTCGCCACCACACGTCCAGAAACCATGCTCGGCGATACTGGCGTGGCGGTAAACCCAGAAGATCCTCGTTACAAAGATCTGATTGGTAAAGAGATAATCCTGCCTATCGTTGATCGTCGTATCCCAATCGTAGGCGATGAACACGCCGACATGGAAAAAGGTACGGGCTGTGTGAAAATCACCCCAGCGCACGACTTTAACGACTGCGAAGTGGGTAAACGTCATCAACTGCCGATGATCAACATCTTCACTTTCGATGCCAACATCCGCGACGCTGCAGAAGTGTTCACCACCAACGGTGAGCCAAGTGATGTGTACTCCACCGAGATTCCAGCCAAATACCAAGGTATGGAGCGTTTCGCGGCGCGTAAAGCGATCGTGGCGGAATTCGACGAGCTTGGCCTGCTGGAAGAGATCAAAGATCACGACTTGACGGTGCCATACGGCGACCGTGGTGGCGTGGTGATCGAACCTATGCTGACTGACCAATGGTACGTGCGCACTGCACCGCTGGCAAAAACCGCGGTTGAAGCGGTTGAAAACGGCGACATCCAATTCGTGCCTAAGCAATACGAAAACATGTACTTCTCTTGGATGCGTGACGTTCAAGACTGGTGTATCTCTCGTCAGTTGTGGTGGGGTCACCGCATCCCAGCTTGGTACGACAACCAAGGCAATGTTTACGTTGGTCGCAGCGAAGAAGAAGTTCGTCAAAAGCACAACCTAGAGTCGGTGATTGAGCTGCACCAAGACGAAGACGTACTGGATACCTGGTTCTCTTCTGCACTATGGACCTTCGGCACGCAAGGTTGGCCAGAGCAAACGGATGATCTGAAAGTGTTCCACCCTTCAGATGTACTGGTGACGGGTTTCGACATCATCTTCTTCTGGGTTGCGCGCATGATCATGATGACCATGCACTTCGTCAAAGACGAAAACGGCAAGCCACAAGTGCCATTCAAAACCGTTTACGTTACCGGCCTAATCCGTGATGAAAACGGCGACAAGATGTCGAAGTCAAAAGGTAACGTACTTGACCCGATCGACATGATCGACGGTATCGACCTTGAGTCTCTGGTTGAGAAGCGCACTGGCAACATGATGCAGCCTCAGCTTGCAGCGAAGATCGAGAAGAACACGCGTAAGACATTTGAAAACGGCATTGAAGCATACGGTACAGACGCACTGCGCTTCACCCTTGCTGCAATGGCATCAACTGGCCGCGATATCAACTGGGATATGAAGCGTCTGGAAGGTTACCGTAACTTCTGTAACAAGCTATGGAACGCCAGCCGTTACGTAATGATGAACACCGAAGAGCAAGATTGTGGCTTTGGCGCAGGTGAGATCGAATACTCACTGGCGGACAAGTGGATCGAGTCTCAGTTTGAACTCGCAGCGAAGGCGTTTAACAACCATATCGATAACTTCCGTCTCGATATGGCAGCCAACACCCTGTACGAATTCATCTGGAACCAATTCTGTGACTGGTACTTAGAGCTAACCAAACCGGTTCTATGGAAAGGGACTGAAGCGCAACAACGTGGTACGCGTCGTACGCTAATCACAGTGCTGGAGAAGACGCTACGTCTGGCTCACCCTGTGATTCCTTACATCACCGAAACTATCTGGCAAAGCATCAAGCCACTAGTAGACGGTGTGGAAGGCGAGACCATCATGCTGCAATCTCTGCCTCAATTCGATGAAGCGAACTTCAACCAAGCAGCGCTCGATGACATCGAATGGGTAAAAGCCTTCATCACTAGCATTCGTAACCTACGTGCTGAATACGACATCAACCCAGGTAAGCCTCTGTCTGTGATGCTCAAAGCGGCGACAGCAGAAGACGCTGCGCGCGTTGAAGCCAACAAGCAGGTGCTGATTTCTCTGGCTAAGCTGGAGTCAGTACGCGTGCTCGCAACCGGTGAAGAAACGCCTGCCTGTGCAACCGCACTGGTCGGTAAATCTGAGCTGATGATCCCAATGGCAGGCCTGATCGACAAAGATGCCGAGCTGGCTCGTTTGGATAAAGAAGTAGCGAAAACACAAGGCGAAATCAAACGCATCGAAGGTAAACTGGGCAACGAAGGTTTCGTTGCGAAGGCCCCTGAAGCGGTTATCGCCAAA
It includes:
- a CDS encoding valine--tRNA ligase translates to MEKTYNPTSIEQALYQTWEEQGYFKPHGDTTKASYSIMIPPPNVTGSLHMGHAFQDTIMDTLIRCERMKGKNTLWQVGTDHAGIATQMVVERKIAAEEGKTKHDYGRDAFIDKIWEWKGQSGGTITQQLRRLGASVDWDRERFTMDEGLSNAVQEVFVRLYEDDLIYRGKRLVNWDPKLHTAISDLEVENKETKGHMWHFRYPLADGVKTADGKDYIVVATTRPETMLGDTGVAVNPEDPRYKDLIGKEIILPIVDRRIPIVGDEHADMEKGTGCVKITPAHDFNDCEVGKRHQLPMINIFTFDANIRDAAEVFTTNGEPSDVYSTEIPAKYQGMERFAARKAIVAEFDELGLLEEIKDHDLTVPYGDRGGVVIEPMLTDQWYVRTAPLAKTAVEAVENGDIQFVPKQYENMYFSWMRDVQDWCISRQLWWGHRIPAWYDNQGNVYVGRSEEEVRQKHNLESVIELHQDEDVLDTWFSSALWTFGTQGWPEQTDDLKVFHPSDVLVTGFDIIFFWVARMIMMTMHFVKDENGKPQVPFKTVYVTGLIRDENGDKMSKSKGNVLDPIDMIDGIDLESLVEKRTGNMMQPQLAAKIEKNTRKTFENGIEAYGTDALRFTLAAMASTGRDINWDMKRLEGYRNFCNKLWNASRYVMMNTEEQDCGFGAGEIEYSLADKWIESQFELAAKAFNNHIDNFRLDMAANTLYEFIWNQFCDWYLELTKPVLWKGTEAQQRGTRRTLITVLEKTLRLAHPVIPYITETIWQSIKPLVDGVEGETIMLQSLPQFDEANFNQAALDDIEWVKAFITSIRNLRAEYDINPGKPLSVMLKAATAEDAARVEANKQVLISLAKLESVRVLATGEETPACATALVGKSELMIPMAGLIDKDAELARLDKEVAKTQGEIKRIEGKLGNEGFVAKAPEAVIAKEREKLEGYKETLAKLEEQKNTIAAL
- the pepA gene encoding leucyl aminopeptidase, with the protein product MEFSVKSGSPEKQRSACIVVGVFEPRRLSPVAEQLDKISDGYISSLLRRGDLEGKPGQMLLLHQVPGVLSERVLLVGCGKERELGERQYKEIIQKTINTLNETGSMEAVCFLTELHVKGRDTYWKVRQAVEATKDGLYTFDQFKSVKPETRRPLRKLVFNVPTRRELNMGERAITHGLAIASGVKACKDLGNMPPNIANPAYLASQARRLADDYDTISTKIIGEQEMEKLGMTSYLAVGRGSKNESMMSVIEYKGNPDPDAKPIVLVGKGLTFDSGGISLKPGEGMDEMKYDMCGAASVFGTMKAVAKLKLPLNVIGVLAGCENMPGSNAYRPGDILTTMSGQTVEVLNTDAEGRLVLCDALTYVERFEPDCVVDVATLTGACVIALGHHITGVLANHNPLAHELVNASEQASDRAWRLPMADEYHEQLKSPFADMANIGGRPGGTITAACFLSKFTKKYNWAHLDIAGTAWRSGAAKGSTGRPVSMLVQFLLNRSGHHEIEE
- a CDS encoding DNA polymerase III subunit chi: MQRATFYIIQPQSPQASDSGFAHYVVFLAHHFAKQGAKVYLNCKSKTHAEQMAEFFWQVEPEQFVAHNLVGEGPKYATNIEIGHSAVRPCWNRQLVINLAENETTFANQFAEVVDFVPCEEKAKQLARERYKIYRQAGYQLQTIEIEHN